From Rubidibacter lacunae KORDI 51-2, a single genomic window includes:
- a CDS encoding D-glycero-alpha-D-manno-heptose-1,7-bisphosphate 7-phosphatase — translation MSAAVFLDRDGVLNIEAGYIHDVADLQLVPGAAAAVRQLNERGYFCCLVSNQSGPARGYYPVAHVEALHTRLCNLLYADAGARLDALYFCPYLSPPAGGSNPELACWSTWRKPNTGMLVAAAWQHELDLSRSIVIGDKATDVDLAHNAGATGILVRTGYGAQVLGGRYQHATRPDYIADDLSAAVAWILGNRAIAPL, via the coding sequence GTGTCTGCAGCCGTCTTTCTCGACCGCGATGGCGTTCTCAATATTGAAGCCGGGTACATCCACGATGTTGCCGATCTCCAGCTCGTACCCGGTGCTGCCGCTGCCGTGCGCCAGCTCAACGAGCGCGGCTACTTCTGCTGTCTGGTATCCAATCAATCCGGACCCGCCCGCGGCTATTACCCCGTTGCCCACGTCGAAGCCCTCCACACCCGCTTGTGCAACTTGCTCTATGCCGACGCCGGAGCCAGGCTCGACGCCCTGTATTTCTGCCCGTACCTGAGTCCGCCTGCCGGGGGCAGCAATCCCGAGCTTGCCTGCTGGAGTACGTGGCGCAAGCCCAATACCGGCATGCTTGTTGCTGCCGCCTGGCAACACGAGCTTGACTTATCCCGGAGTATTGTCATCGGCGATAAAGCGACCGATGTCGATCTAGCGCATAATGCTGGCGCAACCGGCATCCTTGTTCGAACGGGCTACGGGGCACAAGTCCTCGGCGGGCGTTACCAACACGCCACGCGCCCGGACTACATCGCCGACGACCTCAGTGCCGCCGTGGCTTGGATTCTGGGAAACCGAGCGATCGCCCCGCTCTAA
- the glmS gene encoding glutamine--fructose-6-phosphate transaminase (isomerizing), with amino-acid sequence MCGIVGYIGTRPATEILLSGLESLEYRGYDSAGVALVESGKLHYVRAKGKLHNLRTKLEMLPVTAQIGIGHTRWATHGKPEEHNAHPHVDMAGRVAVVQNGIIENYRELRAELKARGHEFSSDTDTEVIPHLIASYLANAEENATSGSPSFFLDAVRKAVQRLEGAFAIAVLCADYPDELIVAREQAPLVLGFGPGEFFCASDTPAIVPHTRAVLTLANGELARLTPLSVEVYNLAGDRLKKAPRTLDWNPIQVEKQGYRHFMLKEIYEQPGVVRTCLEAYLNSDWQPDDPASRPVDLGLPVALLDNLEHVQILACGTSWHASLVGKYLLEQLAGIPTVVQYASEARYAPTPLTPNTLTIGVTQSGETADTLAALDLERERRRDLAPTLQARLLGITNRPESSLAQLVDTIIDTRAGIEIGVAATKTFVAQLVGFYCLALDLAWQRQALSGDRIARILAGLRHLPGQIELVLECQERYIEDFAHGFNKTQDFIFLGRGINFPIALEGALKLKEISYIHAEGYPAGEMKHGPIALLDERVPVVAIAMPGVVYEKVLSNAQEAKARDARLIGVTVANDSHAAEIFDDLLPVPELEELLSPILTVVPLQLLAYHIAARRGLDVDQPRNLAKSVTVE; translated from the coding sequence ATGTGCGGAATCGTCGGTTACATTGGCACGCGCCCGGCAACGGAGATCCTGCTGTCTGGGCTAGAGAGCCTCGAATATCGCGGTTATGACTCGGCTGGTGTCGCGCTCGTCGAATCCGGCAAGCTGCACTACGTCCGAGCGAAGGGCAAGCTGCACAATCTCCGCACCAAGCTCGAAATGCTCCCCGTCACGGCGCAAATCGGCATCGGGCATACGCGTTGGGCAACCCATGGCAAGCCCGAAGAGCACAACGCCCACCCGCACGTCGATATGGCCGGGCGCGTTGCCGTCGTCCAGAATGGCATCATCGAGAACTACCGCGAGCTGCGCGCCGAACTGAAGGCTCGAGGCCACGAGTTCTCCTCCGACACCGATACCGAAGTCATCCCGCATCTCATCGCCAGCTACCTAGCAAACGCCGAGGAAAACGCGACATCGGGCTCGCCCTCGTTCTTCTTGGATGCCGTCCGCAAAGCAGTACAGCGCCTAGAAGGTGCCTTTGCGATCGCCGTCCTTTGTGCCGACTACCCGGACGAGCTGATCGTCGCGCGCGAGCAGGCACCGCTAGTGTTGGGCTTCGGACCAGGAGAGTTTTTCTGCGCTTCGGATACGCCCGCGATCGTGCCCCACACCCGCGCCGTGTTGACCTTAGCCAACGGCGAACTCGCGCGACTGACGCCTCTGAGTGTTGAAGTTTACAACCTGGCTGGCGATCGCCTCAAGAAAGCGCCGCGCACGCTTGACTGGAACCCAATTCAAGTGGAAAAGCAAGGCTACCGCCACTTCATGCTCAAGGAGATCTACGAGCAGCCGGGCGTGGTGAGAACCTGTTTGGAAGCCTATCTCAATAGCGATTGGCAGCCCGACGATCCGGCGTCGCGACCGGTGGACTTAGGTCTGCCGGTCGCATTGCTTGACAATTTAGAGCACGTGCAAATTCTTGCCTGCGGGACGAGTTGGCACGCGAGCCTGGTCGGCAAATATCTCTTGGAGCAACTGGCGGGAATCCCAACCGTTGTGCAGTATGCCTCGGAAGCACGCTATGCCCCCACACCGCTGACGCCCAATACGCTAACCATCGGCGTGACGCAATCGGGCGAGACCGCCGACACCCTCGCCGCCCTAGACCTCGAGCGGGAACGCCGCAGGGATCTTGCCCCAACCCTACAGGCACGCTTGCTCGGCATCACCAACCGTCCGGAAAGCTCTCTTGCCCAGCTCGTCGATACCATCATCGATACTCGCGCGGGGATCGAGATCGGCGTTGCCGCTACAAAAACGTTCGTAGCGCAACTCGTCGGGTTTTACTGCCTCGCCCTAGACCTCGCCTGGCAACGCCAGGCACTGTCTGGCGATCGCATCGCTCGGATCTTGGCTGGTTTGCGACACTTACCCGGCCAAATCGAACTCGTTTTGGAATGCCAGGAACGCTACATCGAAGACTTCGCCCACGGATTCAACAAGACACAGGACTTCATCTTCCTCGGACGCGGCATCAACTTTCCCATTGCCCTCGAAGGTGCCCTCAAGCTTAAAGAAATTAGCTATATCCATGCCGAAGGTTACCCTGCCGGCGAAATGAAGCACGGGCCGATCGCCCTCCTCGACGAGCGCGTGCCTGTTGTAGCCATTGCCATGCCAGGCGTGGTGTACGAAAAAGTTCTCTCGAATGCTCAGGAGGCAAAAGCGCGGGACGCGCGGTTGATCGGTGTCACTGTTGCCAACGACAGCCATGCTGCCGAAATCTTTGACGACCTGCTGCCGGTTCCCGAACTCGAGGAACTGCTCTCGCCAATCTTGACCGTCGTCCCGCTGCAGTTGCTGGCTTATCACATTGCCGCCCGTCGCGGTCTCGACGTGGATCAACCGCGCAATCTCGCCAAGTCGGTGACGGTCGAGTAG
- the ispD gene encoding 2-C-methyl-D-erythritol 4-phosphate cytidylyltransferase, producing the protein MHLLIPAAGRGRRMGAKKNKLLLPLMDRPLMSWTLEAVAAASSVSWIGLIGQPEDFPAFEAILAELTLAVPVQFAIGGATRQESVFAGLQALPAGATQVAIHDGARCLATPALFDRLSESLAEHLGAIAAVPVKDTLKLVNEQRMICATPDRTRMWAAQTPQGFAVPELLRCHREGRARGWQVTDDAALFERCELPVQVVEGEETNLKVTTPVDLAIAEVILRKRGAT; encoded by the coding sequence ATGCATTTACTGATCCCCGCTGCCGGTCGCGGCCGGCGCATGGGCGCGAAGAAGAACAAGCTGCTCTTGCCGCTGATGGACCGTCCGCTGATGAGCTGGACCCTAGAGGCTGTCGCAGCAGCATCGTCGGTAAGCTGGATCGGGTTGATCGGTCAGCCAGAGGATTTTCCGGCATTTGAAGCGATCTTGGCGGAGTTAACGCTTGCGGTGCCGGTGCAATTCGCGATCGGCGGGGCAACGCGCCAGGAGTCGGTGTTCGCAGGATTGCAGGCGTTACCGGCAGGGGCGACGCAGGTGGCGATTCACGATGGGGCGCGTTGTTTGGCGACGCCAGCGTTATTCGATCGCCTGAGCGAGTCGCTGGCGGAGCACCTGGGGGCGATCGCGGCGGTACCGGTCAAGGATACACTCAAGTTGGTGAACGAGCAGCGGATGATTTGCGCAACGCCCGATCGCACGCGCATGTGGGCAGCACAGACCCCGCAGGGATTTGCGGTTCCGGAGCTGTTGCGCTGCCACCGGGAAGGACGCGCGCGCGGCTGGCAAGTCACGGACGATGCAGCGTTGTTCGAGCGCTGCGAGTTGCCAGTGCAGGTGGTGGAAGGGGAGGAGACGAATCTGAAGGTGACGACGCCAGTCGATCTGGCGATCGCGGAAGTGATTTTGCGGAAACGCGGGGCGACTTGA
- a CDS encoding Stp1/IreP family PP2C-type Ser/Thr phosphatase has translation MGRCFVGLTDTGLVRAVNQDSYYADPDGRFFIVADGMGGHAGGQEASKLATECISAYIDQYWTDSGAVSDLLLRNAIIQANQAILEDQQVNPERAEMGTTVVLALFRDNEAWCAHVGDSRLYVLRDSKLELVTEDHTWVSWALRAGTITPEEASVHPWRHVLSQCLGRQELDNIEIQQLDIASGDRLLLCSDGLTGELSEDLICSYIETSPSCQEAAYRLVEAAKDKGGSDNITVVLVAE, from the coding sequence ATGGGACGTTGCTTCGTAGGGCTCACCGATACGGGACTCGTACGAGCTGTCAACCAAGACAGCTACTATGCCGATCCTGACGGCCGTTTTTTCATCGTCGCAGACGGCATGGGCGGGCATGCCGGCGGTCAGGAAGCCAGTAAGCTGGCAACCGAGTGCATTAGTGCCTACATTGACCAATACTGGACCGACTCGGGAGCGGTTTCGGACTTGCTGCTCCGCAATGCCATCATTCAGGCTAACCAAGCAATTCTTGAGGACCAACAAGTCAATCCCGAGCGGGCAGAAATGGGAACGACGGTAGTCTTGGCCCTGTTCCGGGATAACGAAGCTTGGTGCGCGCACGTGGGCGATTCGCGCCTCTACGTGTTGCGCGATTCCAAACTGGAGCTTGTGACTGAGGACCACACTTGGGTGAGCTGGGCGCTGCGGGCAGGGACGATTACCCCTGAGGAAGCCAGCGTGCATCCCTGGCGGCACGTGCTGTCGCAGTGTTTGGGACGTCAAGAGTTAGACAACATTGAGATTCAACAGCTCGACATCGCCTCCGGCGATCGCCTGTTGCTTTGCAGCGACGGTTTGACCGGCGAGTTGTCTGAAGATCTCATCTGTTCGTACATCGAGACCAGTCCATCGTGTCAAGAAGCCGCTTACCGACTAGTGGAAGCAGCTAAGGATAAAGGCGGTTCGGATAATATTACGGTGGTTTTGGTGGCTGAATAA
- a CDS encoding glycosyltransferase family 9 protein has product MRILALVPGGIGDQILFFPTLADLHQKYPDASIDVIAEPRAIAAYRVCPYVRAVPFDFKGRNSLADFVNLLGIIRDREYEVALALGQRWTVGLLLWLNGIPNRIGYATNPSWFLTNPVPLKNEQYAAYMYHDLLRGLDIATPCKPPELVLAKTDITWAENEQQRLGLGDGYILVHGGSSRLAIAKGIDKIYPVEKWQQVLADIRTKQPDLPIVVLQGPEDTEFVAEIAQTVPNLKVTSPPDIGKLAAFIGGANLMLCTDSAPMHLAVAVGTYTIALFGPTQAAKLLPPESKTCVGIQSPSDRIADIPVDAILKAIWGN; this is encoded by the coding sequence ATGCGTATTTTAGCCCTCGTCCCCGGCGGTATCGGCGATCAAATTCTATTCTTCCCCACCCTCGCCGACCTCCATCAAAAGTACCCCGATGCCTCCATCGACGTTATCGCCGAGCCGCGCGCGATCGCTGCCTACCGCGTGTGCCCCTACGTCCGTGCCGTGCCCTTTGACTTTAAGGGTCGCAACAGCCTTGCCGACTTTGTCAATCTCCTCGGCATCATCCGCGATCGCGAATACGAAGTTGCCCTTGCCCTGGGGCAACGCTGGACTGTCGGGCTGCTGCTATGGCTCAACGGCATCCCCAATCGCATCGGTTACGCCACGAATCCATCTTGGTTCCTCACCAACCCCGTTCCGCTCAAAAACGAGCAATACGCCGCCTACATGTACCACGACCTGCTGCGCGGGCTCGACATCGCAACGCCGTGCAAGCCGCCGGAGCTCGTTCTGGCCAAAACTGACATCACCTGGGCCGAAAACGAACAACAACGCCTCGGTCTCGGCGACGGGTACATCCTCGTCCACGGCGGCTCCAGCCGGCTTGCGATCGCTAAGGGCATCGACAAGATCTACCCCGTTGAAAAATGGCAACAGGTGCTGGCCGATATCCGCACCAAACAACCCGACCTGCCGATCGTCGTCCTGCAGGGTCCGGAAGACACCGAGTTCGTTGCCGAGATCGCTCAAACCGTTCCGAACTTGAAAGTGACCTCGCCCCCGGACATCGGCAAGCTCGCTGCCTTCATAGGCGGCGCCAACCTCATGCTTTGCACGGACAGCGCGCCCATGCACCTCGCCGTTGCCGTCGGCACCTATACCATTGCTTTGTTCGGACCCACCCAAGCAGCGAAGCTACTGCCGCCCGAAAGCAAAACGTGCGTCGGCATCCAATCGCCCAGCGATCGCATCGCCGACATTCCCGTGGATGCCATTCTTAAAGCAATTTGGGGAAACTAG